A genomic segment from Aspergillus puulaauensis MK2 DNA, chromosome 1, nearly complete sequence encodes:
- a CDS encoding putative eukaryotic translation initiation factor 3 subunit EifCl (COG:J;~EggNog:ENOG410PFZ7;~InterPro:IPR019382,IPR000717;~PFAM:PF10255;~TransMembrane:2 (i195-217o229-251i);~go_component: GO:0005737 - cytoplasm [Evidence IEA];~go_component: GO:0005852 - eukaryotic translation initiation factor 3 complex [Evidence IEA];~go_function: GO:0003743 - translation initiation factor activity [Evidence IEA]): MSYEERANAHPNLNDESDVEEEALVNDYREQVNFDDSMSELGRTTSLGGASQTQDLQAQLAAAATPLEYQATLETKFASYDNYCSLFHYILNSDGPVELEVPSYYWAWDVIDEFIYQFESFCRYRNRVARSGSNEEEAQLLRENPNTWGCYSVLNVLYSLIQKSQINEQLAAMKRGEDPVAYAGEYGSRPLYKMLGYFSIIGLLRVHCLLGDFSLALKTLDDIEMNKKAMFARVMAAHFTTYYYVGFSYMMTRRYGDAIRMFSHILVYVSRTKNFQKGGNNYDAIAKKNDQMYALIAICVALHPTRLDDTIHSALREKYGEQLHRLQQGGPDALPLFEELFRSACPKFISPTPPDFDNPALNVDPVDHHTAIFMDEVKNTLYNPTIRSYLKLYTTMDLQKLAGFLEVEPEKLRSWLLINKQRSRQLRWVEGGLLDGEIVSANDLDYALEKDLIHVSETKAGRRLVDWYLRNLARVY; encoded by the exons ATGTCCTACGAAGAGCGCGCCAATGCGCACCCCAACCTGAACGACGAGTCCgatgtcgaggaggaagcgCTGGTCAACGACTACCGCGAGCAGGTCAACTTTGATGATAGCATGAGCGAGCTGGGTCGGACTACATCACTGGGCGGTGCTTCCCAGACGCAGGACCTTCAGGCTcagctggctgctgctgctactcCTCTTGAGTACCAGGCCACGCTGGAGACCAAGTTCGCGAGCTATGACAACTACTGCAGTCTTTTCCACTACATCCTGAACTCGGATGGGCcggtggagttggaggttCCTTCT TACTACTGGGCTTGGGATGTCATCGACGAGTTCATTTACCAGTTCGAGTCGTTTTGCCGCTACCGTAACCGCGTCGCCCGCAGTGGCTCtaacgaggaggaggctcaGCTTCTCCGTGAGAACCCTAACACCTGGGGTTGCTACTCGGTTCTCAACGTCCTCTACTCCCTCATCCAGAAGTCGCAGATAAACGAACAGCTTGCTGCGATGAAGCGTGGTGAGGACCCCGTGGCGTATGCTGGAGAGTATGGCTCCCGCCCTCTCTACAAGATGCTAGGATACTTCTCCATCATTGGGCTGCTCCGCGTCCACTGCTTGCTCGGTGACTTCAGCCTCGCCCTCAAGACCCTCGACGACATCGAGATgaacaagaaggccatgTTCGCCCGTGTCATGGCTGCCCACTTCACCACCTACTACTACGTTGGTTTCTCCTACATGATGACCCGCCGTTACGGCGATGCCATCCGCATGTTCAGCCACATCCTGGTCTACGTCTCCCGAACCAAGAACTTCCAGAAGGGCGGCAACAACTACGATGCCATCGCCAAGAAGAACGACCAGATGTACGCTCTGATCGCCATCTGTGTTGCGCTCCACCCCACCCGCCTCGACGACACCATCCACTCTGCTCTCCGCGAGAAGTACGGCGAGCAGCTCCACCGCCTACAGCAGGGCGGCCCCGACGCTCTCCCTCTCTTCGAGGAACTCTTCCGCTCCGCTTGCCCCAAGTTCATCAGCCCTACGCCCCCCGACTTCGATAACCCAGCCCTCAACGTCGACCCCGTCGACCACCACaccgccatcttcatggACGAGGTCAAGAACACCCTGTACAACCCCACCATCCGCTCGTACCTCAAGCTGTACACAACCATGGACCTACAGAAGCTCGCTGGCTTCCTCGAGGTCGAGCCCGAGAAGCTCCGATCCTGGCTGCTCATTAACAAGCAGCGCAGTCGCCAGCTCCGCTGGGTCGAGGGTGGTCTGTTGGATGGCGAGATTGTCAGTGCTAACGACCTGGACTACGCTCTTGAGAAGGACCTCATCCATGTTAGCGAGACCAAGGCCGGCCGCCGCCTCGTGGACTGGTACCTCCGCAACCTTGCTCGCGTTTACTAA
- a CDS encoding uncharacterized protein (COG:K;~EggNog:ENOG410Q1CV): protein MLFETLLEQQNLASSLESSTIEEAKSNRLRAAIQIAHYLQIYRDHYELSQTPSLMFGPAKSSALALLPFLGDESACNAFNELYDILAAFSARFPAAYATKCEIDAFFRDSNISLPFELAGAADRRDSECS from the coding sequence ATGCTCTTCGAGACCCTTTTAGAGCAGCAGAACCTCGCATCTTCTTTAGAGTCGTCGACGATCGAGGAAGCCAAGTCAAATCGGCTTCGTGCTGCCATCCAGATCGCTCACTATCTCCAAATATATCGCGACCACTATGAACTGTCACAAACACCAAGTTTGATGTTTGGGCCCGCGAAGAGTAGTGCCCTCGCATTACTTCCATTCTTGGGTGACGAATCAGCCTGCAACGCGTTCAATGAGCTTTATGACATCCTCGCGGCCTTCAGTGCGAGGTTTCCGGCTGCCTATGCGACGAAATGCGAGATCGATGCTTTTTTCCGTGACTCGAACATTTCGTTACCTTTCGAGCTTGCAGGTGCAGCCGACCGCCGAGACTCAGAGTGCTCGTAG
- a CDS encoding uncharacterized protein (COG:K;~EggNog:ENOG410Q1CV), with protein sequence MESRKTPNLGAPRLSLDRIDHLEKDALWIPYHSRSSDVEFLKKPAFLRDVMVGLVGLTETIIDIQNLFFDKALDLGMSIDELWEEASSLHRRLQVFLEGLVDIEAPPIPQVLFLQ encoded by the coding sequence ATGGAGTCTCGCAAGACCCCAAATCTCGGCGCTCCAAGGTTATCACTCGACCGAATAGACCACCTCGAAAAGGATGCTCTTTGGATACCATACCACTCTCGCTCGAGTGACGTCGAGTTCCTAAAGAAGCCGGCTTTCCTTCGCGACGTAATGGTTGGACTGGTCGGCTTGACTGAAACTATCATTGACATCCAGAACCTTTTCTTTGACAAAGCACTCGACCTTGGCATGAGCATCGACGAGTTGTGGGAGGAAGCGAGTTCGTTGCATCGGCGCCTTCAAGTATTTCTCGAGGGATTAGTGGACATCGAGGCGCCACCGATTCCGCAAGTGCTCTTTCTGCAGTAA
- a CDS encoding putative C6 transcription factor (COG:K;~EggNog:ENOG410Q1CV;~InterPro:IPR036864,IPR007219,IPR001138;~PFAM:PF00172,PF04082;~TransMembrane:1 (o240-264i);~go_function: GO:0000981 - DNA-binding transcription factor activity, RNA polymerase II-specific [Evidence IEA];~go_function: GO:0003677 - DNA binding [Evidence IEA];~go_function: GO:0008270 - zinc ion binding [Evidence IEA];~go_process: GO:0006351 - transcription, DNA-templated [Evidence IEA];~go_process: GO:0006355 - regulation of transcription, DNA-templated [Evidence IEA]), whose product MASSIEMASSIEMASSSKDKQLASIAPGPGPLREIRPLTKNKKSSSACLPCKQAKRKCTGRPASCKACEATNGNCVFNEHLDLRRKIAAQKAQVDLERYQKLLWDLLEYLRTANDERIYRVLEIIRAGGNVEKNISLIIQPALAEGSPVDDMAVDASDTSSDDYRVRKDSRITVEKLCDNPLFQVSCKPWTKVTKDDHLVSGLVSLYFTWDHPLMQVVDQEMFLHDMTAGDLSSEFCSPVLVNSILAVACVSCLTFSICSLAFLTFDKTYSPYPEVYAVPGDVASRGQHFFEEADARWKAEEGRPSLANIQALALISHSLKLQGKDNASWLYLRQAVQLGQDIGLFDIPKSRHNDWDQMPERIRHASARTAWSIFILNSYVAQAQEV is encoded by the exons ATGGCGTCCAGTATCGAGATGGCGTCCAGTATCGAGATGGCGTCCAGTAGCAAGGATAAACAGCTTGCCTCAATAGCCCCCGGCCCTGGACCATTGCGAGAGATTCGGCCTTTGacgaagaacaagaagagtTCCAGCGCATGTTTGCCTTGTAAACAGGCTAAGAGAAAG TGTACTGGACGACCGGCTTCATGCAAAGCATGCGAGGCTACCAACGGAAACTGTGTGTTCAATGAACACCTTGACCTGCGACGAAAAATCGCAGCCCAGAAGGCGCAAGTCGACCTAGAACGCTATCAGAAATTATTGTGGGATCTCCTGGAATACCTGCGCACAGCAAACGACGAGCGGATATATCGGGTTCTCGAAATCATACGCGCCGGCGGTAACGTCGAGAAAAATATCAGCCTTATCATTCAGCCAGCTCTCGCCGAGGGTTCACCAGTTGATGACATGGCTGTCGACGCAAGTGATACCAGCTCAGACGACTATAGAGTTCGCAAGGACTCGAGAATAACGGTCGAAAAGCTGTGTGATAATCCACTTTTCCAAGTGTCATGCAAACCCTGGACTAAAGTGACGAAAGATGATCACCTCGTCTCTGGTTTGGTATCATTATATTTCACGTGGGACCATCCGCTTATGCAGGTGGTTGATCAGGAAATGTTCTTGCACGATATGACTGCTGGTGATCTTAGTTCAGAGTTTTGCAGCCCTGTCCTTGTGAATAGTATTCTCGCGGTGGCCTGTGTAAGTTGTTTGACCTTTTCGATTTGCTCTCTGGCCTTTCTGACTTTCGACAAGACATATTCTCCTTACCCTGAGGTATACGCCGTGCCTGGTGATGTAGCTTCTCGAGGTCAGCATTTCTTCGAGGAAGCAGACGCCCGTTGgaaagctgaagaaggccgacCTTCTTTAGCAAATATTCAAGCTCTGGCGTTGATTAGCCACAG CTTGAAACTCCAAGGGAAGGATAATGCTAGCTGGCTTTATCTCAGACAAGCCGTTCAGCTCGGGCAGGACATCGGCCTTTTCGATATACCCAAATCGAGGCATAATGACTGGGACCAAATGCCTGAACGTATCAGACATGCTAGTGCACGGACTGCTTGGAGTATCTTTATCCTGAACTCGTATGTGGCTCAGGCCCAAGAAGTGTAA